The Archangium primigenium genomic interval GGTCCACCACGTTGACGACGCGCACGGTCAGCTCCGGCGCCCACGCGCGCAGCACGGTCACCGCCGCCAGGGTCTCCAGGGTCGGCACGTCGCCCGCGCAGGCCATCACCACGTCCGGCTCGCCCTCGCCCTCGTGACTGGCCCAATCCCAGACACCGATGCCCAGCGAGCAGTGGCGCACCGCGCTCACCATGTCCAGCCACACCGGCGCGGACTGCTTGCCCGCGATGATGAGGTTCACGTAGTTCTTGGAGCGCAGGCAGTGGTCCGCCACGGACAAGAGGGTGTTGGCGTCCGGGGGCAGGTAGATGCGCACCGTGTCCGCGCGCTTGTTGGCCACGTGGTCGATGAAGCCTGGATCCTGGTGGGAGAAGCCGTTGTGATCCTGCCGCCACACGTGGGAACTCAGCAGGTAGTTCATCGAGGCGATGGGCGCGCGCCAGGCCAGGTCCTTCGCGGACTTGAGCCACTTGGCGTGCTGGTTGAACATCGAGTCGATGATGTGGATGAACGCCTCGTAGCAGGAGAAGAACCCGTGTCGGCCGGTGAGCAGGTAGCCCTCGAGCCAGCCCTGGCACAGGTGCTCGCTGAGGACCTCCATCACCCGGCCGTCGACGGACAGGGACTCGTCCACGTCCTCGTAGCGGGCGTTCCACCGCTTGCCGCTCGCGGCGTAGACGTCCTGGAGCCGGTTGGAGGCGTTCTCGTCCGGGGCGAACATGCGGAAGTTCTTCTGGGGCAGGTTCTCGCGCATGACGTCGCGCAGGTAGCCGCCGAGCACCTTCGTGGCGCTCGTTTCGCCCGCGCCGGGCGTGTCCACGGCCACCGCGTAGTCGCGGAAGTGGGGCAGGGCGAGCGGCACCAGCAGCTGGCCCCCGTTGGCGTGGACGTTGGCGCCCATGCGCAGCCGGCCCTTGGGGGCCAGCTCCGCCAGGTGCTCGTGCAGGGTGCCCCGCTCGTCGAACAGCTCCTCGGGCCGGTAGCTGCGCAGCCACTCCTCCAGGAGCCGCAGGTGCTCGGGGTTGGTGCGCACCTCGTCGAGCGGCACCTGGTGGGCGCGCCACGTGCCCTCCACCGGCTTGCCGTCCACCACCGCGGGACAGGTCCAGCCCTTGGGCGTGCGCAAGATGAGCATCGGCCAGCGGGGCCGGGTCGGGTCGTTGCGCTCGCGCGCCTGGCGTTGGAGGTCGCGGATCTCCTGGTGGATCGTGTCGAGCACCTCGGCCATGCGCGAGTGCATGTCCTGGGGATCACTGCCCTCCAGGACATAAGGGTGGTAGCCGTAGCCGCGAAAGAGCGCCTCGAGCTCGTCCGGCTCGATGCGCGCGAGCAGGGTGGGGTTGGCGATCTTGTAGCCGTTGAGGTGGAGGATGGGCAGCACCGCGCCATCCGTGATGGGGTTGAGGAACTTGTTCGAGTGCCAGCTGGCCGCGAGCGGACCCGTCTCCGCCTCGCCATCGCCCACCACGCACGCGACGATGAGGTCCGGGTTGTCGAACGCCGCCCCGTAGGCGTGCAGCAGCGAGTAGCCCAGCTCCCCTCCCTCGCTGATGGAGCCGGGCACCTCGGGGGCGTTGTGGCTGGGCACGCCGTAGGGCCAGGAGAACTGGCGGAACAGCCGCTTGAGCCCGTCCGCGTTGCGCTCGATGTTGGGATAGGTCTCCGTGTAGGAGCCTTCCAGGAAGGTGTTGGCGATGATGCCGGGGGCGCCGTGGCCCGGGCCGATGAGGTACATCATCCGCGCCTGGTGCCGCCGGATGACGCGGTTGAGGTGCACGTAGATGAAGTTGAGCCCGGGCGTGGTGCCGAAGTGCCCCAGCAGCCGGGGCTTGATGTCCTCGAGCTTCAAGGGCCGGGTGAGCAGCGGGTTGTCGCGCAGGTAGATCTGCCCCACGGACAGGTAGTTGGCGGCGCGCCAGTAGGCATGGATGTGCTCCAACTCGGACTCACTCAAGGGACCGGACATGGGGGCTCCTCCTCGCCCTTGGCCTTACCAGTGCCCATGGCGTGGGAGGCGGATGCTCCCTCGCCGAGTTGGGCATCAGACGGTGGGGTCGCGGGGGGTATGCCCTTGTTGTGTTCAGGGCTCGTCAACACCCTGTTCCCAGGTAGCAAGCTGTGCTAGCGCCAGGGGTCCCAGCGCGTTGAGCCAGAAAGAGAAAGAGCGATGACTGCAGGTGGTCCAGGGCCGAGGCAACGGATCTCCACGGGTATTCCCGGCCTCGACACCGTGCTCCACGGGGGCTTCCTCCGGGGCCGGACGTACATGGTCATGGGACTGCCAGGAGCGGGCAAGACGATCCTCGCCAACCAGACGTGCTTCCATCACATCCGCCAGGGCGAGCGGGTGCTGTACGTCACGCTGCTGGCCGAGTCGCACGCGGAGCTCGTCTCCAACATGCACACGCTGTCTTTCTTCGACACCAACCGCATTCCCGACACCGTCACCTACGTGAGCGCCTTCAACGCGCTGGAGGACGGTGGGCTGGAGGCCCTGCTGGAGCTCATCCGCAAGGAGATCCGGATTCGGGGCGCGTCCCTGCTGGTGCTCGATGGCCTGGTGGCCGCGGAGGAGGTGGCGTCGTCGCCGCAGGCCCTCAAGCGCTTCATCCACAGCCTCCAGGTGGTGACGCACCTGCTGGAGTGCACCACGCTCATCCTCACCACGGGGGCGGGCAAGGGCCTGCGGGCCGAGCACACCATGGTGGATGGCCTCATCGTGCTGCAGCAGCGCACCCAGGGCGTGCGCACGCGGCGCGAGCTGTACGTGCGCAAGTTCCGGGGCGGCCCCCACCTGCTCGGCCGGCACGGCTTCGAGATCACCGCCGATGGGCTCGTCGTCTACCCGCGCCTGGAGAGCATGGTGGCGGACATCGGGGGAGAGGAGCAGCCGCCCTCGCTGCGGCGGCCGTTCGGCGTGCCGGGGCTGGACACGATGCTCCAGGGCGGCGTGGCCTCGGGGAGCACCACGCTCCTGTTCGGTCCCCCGGGTGGAGGCAAGACGCTGCTGGGCGTGAACTTCCTCGCGGAAGGCGCCCGCCGGGGGGAGCTCAGCCACTACTTCGCCTTCTACGACTCCCCGACGCGCATGATCGAGCAGGCCCGCGGCATTGGCGTGGACCTGCTGCCCCTGATGAAGCAGGGCACGTTCGAGGTGAGCTTCCGGCCGCCCACCGAGAAC includes:
- a CDS encoding phosphoketolase, which gives rise to MSGPLSESELEHIHAYWRAANYLSVGQIYLRDNPLLTRPLKLEDIKPRLLGHFGTTPGLNFIYVHLNRVIRRHQARMMYLIGPGHGAPGIIANTFLEGSYTETYPNIERNADGLKRLFRQFSWPYGVPSHNAPEVPGSISEGGELGYSLLHAYGAAFDNPDLIVACVVGDGEAETGPLAASWHSNKFLNPITDGAVLPILHLNGYKIANPTLLARIEPDELEALFRGYGYHPYVLEGSDPQDMHSRMAEVLDTIHQEIRDLQRQARERNDPTRPRWPMLILRTPKGWTCPAVVDGKPVEGTWRAHQVPLDEVRTNPEHLRLLEEWLRSYRPEELFDERGTLHEHLAELAPKGRLRMGANVHANGGQLLVPLALPHFRDYAVAVDTPGAGETSATKVLGGYLRDVMRENLPQKNFRMFAPDENASNRLQDVYAASGKRWNARYEDVDESLSVDGRVMEVLSEHLCQGWLEGYLLTGRHGFFSCYEAFIHIIDSMFNQHAKWLKSAKDLAWRAPIASMNYLLSSHVWRQDHNGFSHQDPGFIDHVANKRADTVRIYLPPDANTLLSVADHCLRSKNYVNLIIAGKQSAPVWLDMVSAVRHCSLGIGVWDWASHEGEGEPDVVMACAGDVPTLETLAAVTVLRAWAPELTVRVVNVVDLFTLEPVSGHPHGLNDCDFDRLFTRDRPVIFAFHGYPTIIHKLTYNRANHENFHVHGYKEEGTTTTPFDMTVLNDLDRYALAFDAIRRAHNTKHREAEAEQRLSEVRQRHKLYVSEHGEDMPEVRDWKWTAR
- a CDS encoding ATPase domain-containing protein, which translates into the protein MTAGGPGPRQRISTGIPGLDTVLHGGFLRGRTYMVMGLPGAGKTILANQTCFHHIRQGERVLYVTLLAESHAELVSNMHTLSFFDTNRIPDTVTYVSAFNALEDGGLEALLELIRKEIRIRGASLLVLDGLVAAEEVASSPQALKRFIHSLQVVTHLLECTTLILTTGAGKGLRAEHTMVDGLIVLQQRTQGVRTRRELYVRKFRGGPHLLGRHGFEITADGLVVYPRLESMVADIGGEEQPPSLRRPFGVPGLDTMLQGGVASGSTTLLFGPPGGGKTLLGVNFLAEGARRGELSHYFAFYDSPTRMIEQARGIGVDLLPLMKQGTFEVSFRPPTENLLDKLGTQLLTLVRERRVRRLFLDGYDALQKAASQRDRVVRFLAALVSECRQRDVTLLFSAETPSAFGPQLRFPLQGLSMVAENTLYLRTVELNAQLRRFVCVLKMRTSDYDPSFRELLIGSTGLEVGPVLEEGQQLLTGVARSPFLPRGQ